From one Deinococcus sp. YIM 134068 genomic stretch:
- a CDS encoding LapA family protein yields the protein MRTVVLVVIVVLAVIFAVLNRNALLFPHTLSLGFVTYREVPLGLILLLSGLALALVFYFWAGVSRLRAQADSARLLRDMEALRANLDSQEGSRFAQLQSHLDQKFGALGTGSTTQLDQTLTQQLATTNARIDALQRDLNVQLAQIDDYLKRKLR from the coding sequence ATGCGGACCGTCGTGCTGGTCGTGATCGTCGTGCTGGCGGTGATCTTCGCCGTGCTCAACCGCAACGCGCTGCTGTTTCCCCACACCCTCAGCCTGGGCTTCGTGACCTACCGCGAGGTGCCGCTGGGACTGATCCTGCTGCTGAGTGGGCTGGCGCTGGCGCTGGTCTTTTACTTCTGGGCGGGCGTGTCGCGGCTGCGGGCGCAGGCGGACAGCGCGCGGCTGCTGCGTGACATGGAGGCCCTGCGCGCCAATCTGGACAGCCAGGAGGGAAGCCGCTTCGCGCAGCTCCAGAGCCACCTCGACCAGAAGTTTGGCGCGCTGGGGACGGGAAGCACGACCCAACTCGACCAGACGTTGACCCAGCAGCTCGCAACGACGAACGCGCGCATCGACGCCCTGCAACGGGACCTGAACGTGCAGCTCGCGCAGATCGACGATTATCTGAAACGGAAGTTGCGCTGA
- the accD gene encoding acetyl-CoA carboxylase, carboxyltransferase subunit beta: MALDRFFRRRRPQQQAGADLPDLWTQCPSCKEGVYNRDLEANLFVCPKCGHHLRLDAGKRVDVLLDEGSFVQLSGRVHPTDPLGFEDTEPYAARLARAQAKTGRPDAILTGTGTVGGLPVTVAVMDFAFSGGSMGSVVGEEIARAAEHAAREGSPFLLVAASGGARMQESALSLMQMAKTTVALEGLTARGLPYISILSDPTTGGVTASFATVADVILAEPGALIGFAGPRVIQQTIRQHLPEGFQRAEFLLEHGMVDDVVDRRQHRAYLVRLLGVLLRREVGA, encoded by the coding sequence ATGGCGCTCGACCGTTTTTTCCGCCGTCGCCGCCCGCAGCAGCAGGCGGGGGCGGACCTGCCGGACCTGTGGACCCAGTGCCCCTCGTGCAAGGAGGGCGTGTACAACCGTGACCTGGAGGCCAACCTCTTCGTCTGCCCCAAATGCGGCCACCACCTGCGCCTCGACGCGGGCAAGAGGGTGGACGTGCTGCTCGACGAGGGCAGCTTCGTGCAGCTCTCGGGCCGGGTCCACCCCACCGACCCCCTGGGCTTCGAGGACACCGAACCCTACGCGGCGCGGCTGGCCCGCGCCCAGGCGAAGACGGGCCGCCCCGACGCGATCCTGACCGGGACGGGGACCGTGGGGGGCCTGCCCGTCACCGTCGCCGTGATGGACTTCGCCTTCAGCGGCGGCAGCATGGGGAGCGTGGTGGGCGAGGAGATTGCCCGCGCCGCCGAGCACGCCGCCCGTGAGGGCAGCCCCTTCCTCCTCGTCGCGGCGAGCGGCGGGGCGCGGATGCAGGAGAGCGCGCTGTCGCTGATGCAGATGGCGAAGACGACGGTGGCACTCGAGGGCCTCACCGCGCGGGGGCTGCCCTACATCAGCATCCTGAGCGACCCGACGACCGGGGGTGTGACGGCCTCCTTCGCCACGGTGGCCGACGTGATCCTGGCCGAGCCGGGTGCCCTGATCGGCTTCGCGGGGCCGCGCGTCATCCAGCAGACGATCCGCCAGCATCTCCCCGAGGGCTTCCAGCGGGCCGAGTTCCTCCTCGAACACGGCATGGTGGACGACGTGGTGGACCGCCGTCAGCACCGGGCGTACCTCGTCCGGCTGCTCGGTGTGCTGCTGCGCCGTGAGGTGGGCGCGTGA
- a CDS encoding acetyl-CoA carboxylase carboxyltransferase subunit alpha translates to MTRVTGPAEAIRELEARVHDLEATARRTGQNLDAALTPLRAEVERLRVAAAAPISRWERVGLARAPGRPTALDYAERLCTDFTELHGDRAFGDDLALVGGPARWEGRPVMLLMQQKGRDTKGKIKRRFGMSNPEGYRKAMRLMDLADRFGLPVVSLIDTPGAYPGIEAEERGQAWAIAESIQRMVRLRVPAVCAVIGEGGSGGALAVGVGNRVLIQENAWYSVISPESCAAILWRDAAQAPKAAEALKLTAPDLLGLGIVEEIVPEPPGGAHLDPDAAARSLGEAVARHLDELSGLNPEELKAQRADRFRALGAFTEG, encoded by the coding sequence GTGACCAGGGTCACCGGTCCGGCAGAGGCCATCCGCGAACTTGAGGCCCGCGTTCATGATCTGGAGGCGACCGCCCGCCGCACCGGGCAGAACCTCGACGCGGCCCTCACCCCGCTGCGCGCCGAGGTCGAGCGCCTGCGTGTTGCCGCCGCCGCCCCGATCTCCCGCTGGGAACGGGTGGGCCTCGCGCGCGCACCGGGCCGCCCGACGGCGCTGGACTACGCCGAGCGGCTGTGTACCGACTTCACCGAACTCCACGGAGACCGCGCCTTCGGGGACGACCTCGCCCTGGTCGGCGGCCCGGCGCGGTGGGAGGGGCGGCCCGTCATGCTCCTGATGCAGCAGAAGGGGCGCGACACGAAGGGCAAGATCAAGCGCCGCTTCGGCATGAGCAACCCCGAGGGCTACCGCAAGGCGATGCGGCTGATGGACCTCGCCGACCGCTTCGGGCTGCCGGTGGTGTCGCTGATCGACACGCCCGGTGCCTACCCCGGCATCGAGGCCGAGGAGCGCGGGCAGGCGTGGGCCATCGCGGAGAGCATTCAGCGAATGGTGCGGCTGCGCGTGCCCGCCGTCTGCGCCGTCATCGGCGAGGGCGGCAGCGGCGGGGCGCTGGCCGTAGGCGTGGGCAACCGGGTGCTCATTCAGGAGAACGCCTGGTACAGCGTCATCAGCCCGGAGTCGTGTGCCGCGATCCTGTGGCGGGACGCCGCGCAGGCCCCGAAAGCCGCAGAGGCCCTGAAGCTGACGGCCCCCGACCTCCTCGGCCTCGGCATCGTGGAGGAGATCGTTCCCGAGCCGCCCGGCGGTGCCCACCTCGACCCGGACGCCGCCGCGCGTTCGCTGGGTGAGGCCGTGGCACGACACCTCGACGAGTTGAGCGGGCTGAACCCGGAGGAACTCAAGGCGCAGCGGGCCGACCGCTTCCGGGCGCTGGGGGCGTTCACGGAGGGGTGA
- a CDS encoding aspartate:alanine exchanger family transporter, which translates to MLNLLVDNAVLTLFVVLLLGLGLGSLRLFGFSLGAAGVLFAGLLVNALDPRVRLDPVVYELGLALFVYAIALAGGGHFWRSLNRQGLVQNLLVLGALALGAGLTLLAGRLLGLDPALTAGLYTGAFTSTPALASVIEAVSEQPGLGDPVVTYSIAYPMGVIGVMLATFFLGRRFRPDYAAEARSLNFSADELVTRPLRVREDTGLTAEELQRRHGGRVVFGRVAHEGRLEIVDARSVLRPGDLVSVTGAPDDVGAVIAHLGEEGPESLTTDRSVLDFRRIFVSNPRVVGHRLADLRLPERFGATVTRVRRGDRDIVPGGDTMLELGDRVRVLSARARLDEVSRYFGDSYRRLSEINLLTFSLGLVLGLLLGTLPLPLPGGTTFRLGVAGGPLLVGLLLGALGRTGRVVWTIPYSANLTLRQLGLAIFLAGVGLRSGSRFAAQLGSPQGLSLLLAGTLVTAAVVTLLLWVGHRLLKLPYSLMTGLGAGMNTHPAILSYATERTGNEVPEVSYATVYPVALLGKILLAQAILLLAG; encoded by the coding sequence ATGCTGAATCTGCTCGTCGACAACGCCGTGCTCACGCTGTTCGTGGTGCTGCTGCTGGGGCTGGGGCTGGGCAGCCTGCGCCTCTTCGGCTTCAGCCTGGGCGCGGCGGGGGTGCTGTTCGCGGGGCTACTCGTGAACGCCCTGGACCCGCGCGTCCGGCTCGACCCGGTGGTGTACGAGCTGGGCCTCGCCCTGTTCGTGTACGCCATCGCGCTTGCGGGCGGGGGGCATTTCTGGCGGTCGCTCAACCGTCAGGGGTTGGTGCAGAACCTGCTCGTGCTGGGGGCACTCGCGCTCGGGGCGGGCCTCACGCTGCTCGCCGGGCGGCTGCTGGGGCTGGACCCGGCCCTCACGGCGGGCCTCTACACCGGGGCCTTCACGAGCACGCCCGCGCTCGCCAGCGTGATTGAGGCCGTCTCGGAGCAGCCCGGCCTGGGCGACCCGGTGGTGACCTACTCCATCGCCTACCCGATGGGCGTGATCGGGGTGATGCTGGCGACCTTCTTCCTCGGGCGGCGCTTCCGGCCCGACTACGCGGCGGAGGCCCGGTCGCTGAACTTCTCGGCGGACGAACTCGTCACCCGGCCCCTGCGGGTGCGCGAGGATACCGGGCTGACGGCGGAGGAACTCCAGCGCCGCCACGGCGGGCGGGTGGTGTTCGGGCGGGTGGCGCACGAGGGGCGGCTGGAGATCGTGGACGCCCGCTCGGTCCTGCGTCCTGGGGACCTCGTTTCGGTCACGGGTGCCCCGGACGACGTGGGGGCCGTGATCGCCCACCTCGGCGAGGAGGGGCCGGAGTCCCTGACGACCGACCGCAGCGTGCTCGATTTCCGGCGCATCTTCGTCTCGAATCCGCGTGTGGTGGGGCACCGCCTCGCCGACCTGCGGCTGCCGGAGCGGTTCGGGGCCACGGTGACGCGGGTGCGGCGGGGCGACCGCGACATCGTGCCGGGCGGCGACACGATGCTCGAACTCGGCGACCGGGTGCGGGTGCTCAGCGCGCGTGCCCGCCTCGACGAGGTGAGCCGCTACTTCGGCGACTCGTACCGCCGCCTCTCCGAGATCAACCTGCTCACCTTCAGCCTGGGGCTGGTCCTGGGCCTGCTGCTGGGCACCCTGCCGCTGCCGTTGCCGGGCGGCACCACCTTCCGCCTGGGGGTGGCGGGCGGGCCGCTTCTCGTCGGGCTGCTGCTGGGTGCCCTGGGACGCACGGGCCGCGTGGTGTGGACCATCCCCTACAGCGCCAACCTCACCCTGCGGCAGCTCGGGCTGGCGATCTTCCTCGCGGGGGTCGGCCTGCGGAGCGGAAGCCGTTTCGCCGCCCAGCTCGGCAGCCCGCAGGGCCTGTCCCTCTTGCTCGCCGGAACGCTCGTCACCGCCGCCGTCGTCACGCTGCTGCTGTGGGTGGGCCACCGCCTGCTGAAGCTCCCCTACAGCCTGATGACCGGGCTGGGTGCCGGGATGAACACCCACCCGGCCATCCTGAGCTACGCGACCGAGCGCACGGGAAACGAGGTCCCCGAGGTCAGTTACGCCACGGTCTACCCGGTCGCGCTCCTGGGCAAGATTCTCCTCGCCCAGGCCATCCTGCTCCTCGCGGGCTGA